The proteins below come from a single Kitasatospora sp. NBC_00315 genomic window:
- a CDS encoding sigma-70 family RNA polymerase sigma factor has translation MSAEEQNDYTFGLDFGGSGAGGSEDPPGEPAAGDARAGGPAAGPDRSPGQPSGHLPGHLPGQGSGPLPGPPELPPAVPADTPPPGPFHGQLPAQVPDQGGAPRRESLTGPMPAGRVPGQAGAGQGSVSAAAFVGDRRPGRPTVPAPADPVDGERPPSDAELTALVRAGDDEAYEEIYRRHAESVRRYARTCCRDSFTAEDLAGEVFARTLQALRAGKGPEFAVRAYLLTAVRNVAAAWGRSERREQLVDDFGVFAQSSATAAKLDLADPGADAWAMAMADQRMVMQAFVELPEDDRVVLWHTEVERESPKTVAVMLGKTANATAVQAHRARDRLAAAFLQAHVSGSQRQGCEAYANRLGAYARGSLRKRASAEVGKHLKECDRCTAACLELSEINHGLRALLPGGVLVWVGVGGFGTAAAAAGAGAVLGGAAAGSAAVAGGAAASGAAASGGGASSGGASSGGAVAGEGLGLAAKAGIAAAVAMAAAAVAAYALAGSPESAPPVAAPAVSSPSVAAPAAVPPPLPAPSASPVARPAPGPTPVSGPTPGPTPRPARPVTTPRPGPTPSPSPTPSPAPSPTPEAARSTPPPASTAPPPPPVVAPPPAATDFWADTLPYRTPGGDRAPSPGPSIRHGGGWLWQRDGVWMGGTRYKHGLTVHAPTTTTVDLNSECRSFDAVAGLDDLTPQGGRAVFSVLDADGGTLWTSGELSTGRAPVPVHVALAGRRSVRLVVTPVRGPWSGTVVADWANARFSCG, from the coding sequence GTGAGCGCCGAGGAACAGAACGACTACACCTTCGGCCTGGACTTCGGCGGCTCCGGCGCGGGCGGCTCCGAGGACCCGCCGGGTGAACCGGCCGCGGGGGACGCACGGGCGGGCGGGCCGGCCGCCGGCCCCGACCGGTCGCCGGGTCAGCCCTCGGGCCATCTCCCGGGCCATCTCCCGGGCCAGGGCTCCGGCCCGCTGCCCGGCCCGCCGGAGCTTCCGCCCGCCGTCCCCGCGGACACCCCGCCGCCCGGCCCCTTCCACGGCCAACTGCCCGCGCAGGTACCGGACCAGGGCGGCGCGCCCCGCAGGGAGTCACTCACCGGGCCGATGCCCGCCGGACGGGTGCCCGGCCAGGCCGGCGCGGGCCAGGGCAGCGTCAGTGCGGCGGCGTTCGTCGGCGACCGGCGCCCTGGGCGGCCGACGGTACCGGCCCCCGCCGATCCGGTGGACGGCGAGCGACCGCCGTCCGACGCCGAGTTGACGGCGCTGGTCCGGGCCGGTGACGACGAGGCGTACGAGGAGATCTACCGGCGGCACGCCGAGTCCGTGCGGCGCTACGCCCGCACCTGCTGCCGTGACAGCTTCACCGCCGAGGATCTGGCGGGCGAGGTCTTCGCCCGTACGCTGCAGGCCCTGCGAGCCGGCAAGGGGCCGGAGTTCGCCGTCCGCGCCTACCTGCTGACGGCCGTGCGCAATGTCGCGGCGGCCTGGGGGCGCAGCGAGCGGCGCGAGCAACTCGTGGACGACTTCGGCGTGTTCGCACAGTCCTCGGCCACCGCCGCGAAGCTGGATCTCGCCGACCCGGGTGCGGACGCCTGGGCGATGGCGATGGCCGACCAGCGGATGGTCATGCAGGCCTTCGTCGAACTCCCCGAGGACGACCGGGTGGTGCTCTGGCACACCGAGGTCGAACGGGAGTCGCCGAAGACCGTCGCGGTGATGCTCGGCAAGACCGCGAACGCCACCGCCGTCCAGGCGCACCGAGCCCGGGACCGGCTCGCCGCCGCCTTCCTGCAGGCACACGTGTCGGGCAGCCAGCGGCAGGGGTGCGAGGCGTACGCCAACCGGCTCGGCGCGTACGCCCGGGGGTCGCTGCGCAAGCGCGCCTCGGCCGAGGTCGGCAAGCACCTCAAGGAGTGCGACCGCTGCACCGCGGCCTGTCTGGAGCTGTCGGAGATCAACCACGGCCTGCGGGCGCTGCTGCCCGGCGGCGTGCTGGTCTGGGTCGGCGTGGGCGGGTTCGGCACCGCGGCGGCCGCGGCCGGCGCGGGAGCGGTCCTGGGAGGCGCTGCCGCGGGTTCCGCGGCGGTGGCCGGCGGCGCGGCGGCGAGCGGGGCCGCCGCGAGCGGAGGTGGCGCGAGCAGCGGCGGCGCGAGCAGCGGCGGCGCGGTCGCCGGTGAGGGCCTCGGCCTGGCGGCCAAGGCCGGTATCGCGGCCGCCGTCGCGATGGCGGCGGCAGCCGTCGCCGCCTACGCGTTGGCCGGCTCGCCCGAGTCCGCCCCGCCGGTGGCGGCGCCGGCGGTGTCCTCCCCCTCGGTGGCCGCGCCGGCCGCGGTGCCGCCGCCGCTCCCGGCTCCGAGCGCGTCGCCGGTGGCGAGGCCCGCGCCCGGGCCGACGCCCGTGTCCGGCCCGACGCCCGGGCCCACTCCCCGCCCCGCTCGCCCGGTCACCACGCCCCGGCCCGGCCCCACACCTTCGCCGAGTCCGACACCCTCTCCGGCTCCGAGTCCGACCCCGGAAGCGGCGCGGAGCACACCGCCGCCCGCCTCGACCGCCCCGCCGCCGCCCCCGGTCGTCGCGCCGCCACCGGCGGCCACGGACTTCTGGGCGGACACCCTCCCGTACCGCACTCCGGGCGGCGACCGGGCGCCCTCGCCCGGTCCGAGCATCCGGCACGGCGGTGGGTGGCTCTGGCAGCGCGACGGCGTCTGGATGGGGGGCACGCGGTACAAGCACGGCCTCACCGTGCACGCCCCGACCACGACCACCGTCGACCTCAACAGCGAATGCCGGTCCTTCGACGCGGTCGCCGGTCTGGACGACCTCACACCGCAGGGCGGCCGGGCCGTTTTCTCGGTCCTGGACGCCGACGGCGGCACGCTGTGGACGTCCGGCGAACTGAGCACCGGCCGGGCGCCCGTCCCCGTGCACGTCGCACTGGCCGGTCGCCGCTCGGTGCGGCTCGTGGTGACGCCCGTGCGCGGACCGTGGTCCGGCACCGTGGTGGCCGACTGGGCGAACGCCCGCTTCAGCTGCGGGTGA
- a CDS encoding DsbA family oxidoreductase — MKVEIYSDIACPWCYIGKRRFEQALAGFAGRADVEVVYRPYQLVPDAPATATPHRAWLADRYGPQSVAMDDRVTELGRAEGITYDFDAALHANTFLGHRLLHLAETEYGAGVQGELKEALLKAHFSDGVDIGDRARLTEIAVAAGLGRERVTAYLAGEEGAAEVRAQLDEARDLGISAVPTFVFEGRWAVQGGQDAATFRQVLEQVAADIANDPATVPGQDTAAPDADACADGACAV, encoded by the coding sequence ATGAAGGTCGAGATCTACTCCGACATCGCCTGCCCGTGGTGCTACATCGGCAAGCGCCGCTTCGAGCAGGCTCTCGCCGGCTTCGCCGGCCGGGCCGACGTCGAGGTGGTCTACCGGCCGTACCAGCTCGTGCCGGACGCCCCCGCGACGGCCACCCCGCACCGTGCCTGGCTGGCCGACCGCTACGGGCCGCAGTCGGTCGCGATGGACGACCGGGTGACGGAGCTCGGCCGGGCCGAGGGCATCACGTACGACTTCGACGCCGCCCTGCACGCCAACACCTTCCTGGGCCACCGGCTGCTGCACCTCGCCGAGACCGAGTACGGCGCGGGCGTGCAGGGTGAGCTCAAGGAGGCCCTGCTCAAGGCCCACTTCAGCGACGGCGTGGACATCGGCGACCGGGCGCGGCTCACCGAGATCGCGGTCGCCGCGGGCCTCGGCCGCGAGCGGGTGACGGCCTACCTGGCCGGTGAGGAGGGCGCGGCGGAGGTCCGCGCGCAGCTCGACGAGGCCCGTGACCTGGGGATCAGCGCCGTGCCGACCTTCGTGTTCGAGGGCAGGTGGGCGGTCCAGGGCGGCCAGGACGCCGCGACCTTCCGCCAGGTCCTGGAGCAGGTGGCCGCCGACATCGCGAACGACCCCGCGACCGTCCCGGGGCAGGACACCGCCGCCCCGGACGCGGACGCCTGCGCGGACGGCGCCTGCGCGGTCTGA
- a CDS encoding universal stress protein codes for MTSSDPSAPVLTVTGGPPPPDAPPGVLAACDGSDGSLWALDRAMTEAELFALPLYVLAVVNPSPAGYPPGMADLVRESVEQLVESTADGLRRSVAAVQQARPRPYAGEPQLHVVLGNVIEVLLAATADQHTLVVGTRGNGGFSRLLLGSVSTAAVHHAGCPVLVVPPPPAA; via the coding sequence GTGACCAGCTCGGACCCGTCCGCCCCCGTCCTGACGGTGACCGGCGGCCCGCCGCCGCCCGACGCGCCTCCCGGCGTTCTGGCCGCCTGCGACGGTTCGGACGGCTCGCTGTGGGCGCTGGACCGGGCGATGACCGAGGCCGAGCTGTTCGCCCTGCCGCTGTACGTGCTGGCCGTCGTCAACCCGTCCCCGGCCGGCTACCCGCCGGGGATGGCCGACCTGGTGCGGGAGAGCGTCGAACAGCTGGTCGAGAGCACGGCGGACGGCCTGCGGCGCTCGGTGGCCGCCGTGCAGCAGGCCCGACCCCGGCCGTACGCGGGCGAGCCGCAGCTGCACGTGGTGCTGGGCAACGTGATCGAGGTGCTGCTCGCGGCCACCGCCGACCAGCACACCCTGGTGGTGGGCACCCGTGGCAACGGGGGGTTCTCGCGGCTGCTGCTCGGCTCGGTCAGCACGGCGGCGGTGCACCACGCGGGCTGTCCGGTCCTGGTCGTGCCACCGCCGCCGGCCGCCTGA
- a CDS encoding asparagine synthase-related protein — protein sequence MRWLTGWSGSAPGAGSPAHEALDAVRPIAARPLWAGPDPLWAVGDWRPEEIRLVTLRPGAPAAVTTGAAAPDPAPDTPATTRLAVLGHCGASDAELAAGLAAARGGAVRHLSAWPGSYTAVLRAGARSTLLLTDLAGALPVFHTPWCGGTAYATAALPLADLVGAPLDIGHLAARLACPESPEALGTGTPYLGVQRVPPGHVLAVRGGRPYTASYDEHGGPVPRGEAPAVRELTRALLEAVRSRVRTPAPAAGFAPEPGPAGGPEPTRRPRLGVDLSYGTASATVALLAAAVPLAPARDPATSGREGGGLEPAGRPRGAGRLRPVPGPRTVGRDAGEGSRSGATKGSWARSPVQERHVQERPGQELLAAVTLGETVGRAGLADPVVPTAGGLMPDSSRVRHTLLPASSRTLPFAGAGDPLAGRLTDEPGPELVVAAGAEARFGAGGADHLTGYGARQVLDGHPARLADLIRAGRPRELLPPVAALAGVDRAAAGVLAGAVRTPVTVLRAAHRLSRVRYADALDDAAVRLTARRTAAEAVTAGAGTADGLAWCLPGPAARWLSDEALSAVALRLRLAARGPAPTEPPGARRARHALYRHAAAYRTLLQATEQPGQRLHAPFLDNQVVRAARLLPDEVRLQPGARHTLLHAVLTGAGRTDLPADWGRGARPDRIGPARTGLRLAADGIAELFDRSMLAEAGLIDLAAVRRSLRPAGDTVLPPGTLAGLADLVATELWLRRIRARRHGSCWTGLPTAERTALAAVRFG from the coding sequence ATGCGGTGGCTGACTGGCTGGAGCGGCAGTGCGCCGGGGGCGGGTTCACCGGCGCACGAGGCGCTCGACGCCGTGCGCCCGATCGCCGCGCGACCCCTCTGGGCCGGTCCCGACCCGCTCTGGGCGGTGGGCGACTGGCGGCCCGAGGAGATCCGGCTGGTCACCCTGCGCCCGGGCGCCCCGGCGGCGGTCACCACCGGGGCCGCCGCGCCCGACCCCGCCCCGGACACCCCCGCCACCACCCGGCTCGCCGTCCTCGGCCACTGCGGCGCCTCCGACGCCGAACTGGCGGCCGGTCTGGCCGCGGCCCGCGGCGGCGCCGTGCGGCACCTCAGCGCCTGGCCGGGCAGCTACACCGCCGTCCTGCGGGCCGGCGCCCGCAGCACCCTGCTGCTGACCGACCTGGCCGGCGCCCTCCCGGTGTTCCACACCCCCTGGTGCGGCGGCACCGCCTACGCCACCGCCGCCCTCCCGCTCGCCGACCTGGTCGGCGCACCCCTGGACATCGGCCACCTGGCGGCCCGACTGGCCTGCCCGGAGTCGCCGGAGGCGCTCGGCACCGGGACGCCGTACCTGGGCGTCCAGCGGGTGCCGCCCGGTCATGTGCTGGCCGTGCGCGGCGGGCGGCCGTACACCGCGTCGTACGACGAGCACGGCGGGCCGGTGCCGCGCGGCGAGGCGCCGGCCGTCCGCGAGCTCACCCGGGCGCTGCTGGAGGCGGTGCGCTCGCGGGTCCGCACTCCCGCCCCGGCGGCCGGGTTCGCACCGGAGCCGGGCCCGGCGGGCGGCCCGGAGCCGACCCGGCGGCCGCGCCTGGGCGTCGACCTCTCGTACGGGACGGCCTCGGCCACCGTCGCCCTGCTCGCCGCCGCCGTGCCGCTCGCTCCCGCGCGCGACCCGGCGACCTCCGGGCGCGAGGGGGGCGGCCTCGAACCGGCCGGCCGGCCGAGGGGCGCCGGCCGGCTCCGGCCCGTTCCCGGTCCACGCACGGTGGGCCGCGACGCCGGCGAGGGGTCCCGGTCGGGCGCGACCAAGGGCTCCTGGGCCCGGTCGCCGGTCCAGGAACGGCACGTCCAGGAGCGGCCCGGGCAGGAGCTGTTGGCGGCGGTCACCCTCGGCGAGACGGTCGGCCGGGCGGGTCTCGCCGATCCCGTCGTGCCGACGGCCGGGGGCCTGATGCCCGACAGCTCCCGGGTGCGGCACACCCTGCTGCCGGCCAGCTCGCGGACGCTGCCGTTCGCCGGGGCGGGCGATCCGCTGGCCGGGCGGCTCACGGACGAGCCCGGCCCCGAACTGGTGGTCGCCGCCGGCGCCGAGGCCCGCTTCGGCGCCGGCGGCGCCGACCACCTCACCGGCTACGGCGCCCGGCAGGTCCTGGACGGCCATCCGGCCCGGCTGGCCGACCTGATCCGGGCCGGCCGCCCGCGCGAGCTCCTCCCGCCGGTGGCCGCGCTGGCCGGCGTGGACCGGGCGGCGGCCGGGGTCCTGGCCGGTGCGGTGCGCACCCCCGTGACGGTGCTGCGGGCGGCGCACCGTCTGTCCCGGGTCCGGTACGCCGACGCGCTGGACGACGCGGCGGTCCGGCTGACCGCCCGCAGGACGGCCGCCGAGGCGGTCACGGCCGGCGCCGGCACCGCCGACGGTCTGGCCTGGTGCCTGCCGGGACCGGCCGCCCGCTGGCTCTCCGACGAGGCCCTGTCGGCGGTCGCGCTGCGGCTGCGGCTGGCCGCCCGGGGGCCCGCGCCCACCGAGCCGCCCGGCGCCCGTCGGGCCCGGCACGCCCTCTACCGGCACGCCGCCGCGTACCGCACCCTGCTGCAGGCCACCGAGCAGCCCGGCCAGCGCCTGCACGCGCCGTTCCTGGACAACCAGGTGGTCCGGGCCGCCCGGCTGCTGCCCGACGAGGTCCGGTTGCAGCCCGGAGCCCGGCACACCCTGCTGCACGCCGTGCTCACCGGCGCCGGCCGCACCGACCTGCCCGCCGACTGGGGGCGCGGCGCCCGCCCCGACCGCATCGGCCCGGCCCGGACGGGCCTGCGGCTGGCGGCGGACGGGATCGCCGAGCTGTTCGACCGGTCGATGCTCGCCGAGGCCGGGCTGATCGACCTGGCGGCCGTCCGGCGGAGCCTGCGGCCGGCCGGCGACACCGTCCTGCCCCCGGGGACCCTCGCCGGGCTCGCCGACCTGGTCGCCACCGAGCTGTGGCTGCGCCGGATCCGGGCCCGCCGGCACGGCTCCTGCTGGACGGGCCTGCCGACGGCCGAACGCACGGCCCTCGCGGCGGTGCGTTTCGGCTGA
- a CDS encoding MFS transporter, whose product MTVSPRGPNERLGTLLTLAQISNAGLARRVNDLGAQRGLTLRYDKTSVARWVSKGMVPQGPVPHLIATAISGKLGRPVPLEEIGLGDTDPTPELGLAFPREVSEAVRSATDLWRVDLDLRRGPGGGRWSDSLAGTFSVSAYATPVSRWLITPADGSVAREAPRSTAELASYRVGHSDALKLREAAQEARRWDSKYGGGDWRSSMVPECLRVEAAPLLLASYSDAVGRALFGATAELTRLAGWMAFDTGQHEAAQRYYIQALRLARAAADVPLGGYVLASMSLQAGYRGFAEEAVDLAQAALERNRGLATARTMSFFHLVEARAQAKARNAAACATALGAAENALERARAGDSDPAWIDFYAYDRLAADAAECFRDLGVPAKVRQFTRDALARPTEGFVRSHGLRLVVSAMAEAEAGDLEAAVAAGERAIEVAGRISSQRSREYVVEMLRRLEPYQGERRVRELTERARSMLVAPA is encoded by the coding sequence ATGACCGTCAGCCCACGAGGACCGAACGAACGGCTCGGCACTCTTCTGACCCTCGCCCAGATCAGCAACGCCGGCCTGGCCCGACGGGTCAACGACCTCGGCGCCCAGCGGGGGTTGACGCTTCGCTACGACAAGACCTCGGTCGCCCGCTGGGTCAGCAAGGGCATGGTGCCGCAGGGGCCGGTACCGCACCTGATCGCCACCGCGATCAGCGGCAAGCTCGGCCGTCCCGTCCCGCTGGAGGAGATCGGTCTCGGCGACACCGACCCCACGCCCGAACTCGGGCTGGCCTTCCCGCGCGAGGTGTCCGAGGCCGTCCGCTCGGCCACCGACCTGTGGCGGGTGGACCTCGACCTGCGCCGCGGGCCGGGCGGCGGCCGCTGGAGCGACAGCCTGGCCGGGACCTTCTCGGTCTCCGCGTACGCGACACCGGTCTCCCGCTGGCTGATCACCCCGGCGGACGGCTCGGTGGCCCGCGAGGCGCCGCGCAGCACGGCCGAACTCGCCTCCTACCGGGTCGGCCACTCGGACGCGCTGAAGCTGCGCGAGGCCGCCCAGGAGGCCCGCCGCTGGGATTCCAAGTACGGCGGCGGGGACTGGCGTTCCTCGATGGTGCCGGAGTGCCTGCGGGTGGAGGCGGCGCCGCTGCTGCTCGCCTCGTACAGCGACGCGGTGGGGCGGGCGCTGTTCGGCGCGACGGCCGAACTGACCAGGCTGGCCGGCTGGATGGCGTTCGACACCGGTCAGCACGAGGCGGCGCAGCGGTACTACATCCAGGCGCTGCGGCTGGCCCGGGCGGCGGCCGACGTACCGCTCGGTGGCTACGTGCTGGCGTCGATGAGCCTGCAGGCCGGCTACCGGGGCTTCGCGGAGGAGGCGGTGGACCTCGCGCAGGCCGCCCTGGAGCGCAACCGGGGCCTGGCCACGGCCCGGACGATGAGCTTCTTCCACCTGGTGGAGGCCCGGGCGCAGGCGAAGGCCCGCAACGCGGCGGCGTGCGCGACGGCGCTCGGCGCCGCGGAGAACGCGTTGGAGCGGGCCCGCGCCGGGGACAGCGATCCGGCCTGGATCGACTTCTACGCCTACGACCGGCTGGCCGCCGACGCCGCCGAGTGCTTCCGCGACCTGGGGGTGCCCGCCAAGGTCCGTCAGTTCACCCGTGACGCGCTGGCCCGGCCCACCGAGGGCTTCGTCCGCTCGCACGGCCTGCGACTGGTGGTCTCGGCGATGGCCGAGGCCGAGGCCGGCGATCTGGAGGCCGCCGTGGCGGCGGGTGAGCGGGCGATCGAGGTGGCCGGCCGGATCTCCTCCCAGCGCAGCCGCGAGTACGTGGTCGAGATGCTCCGCCGGCTGGAGCCGTACCAGGGCGAGCGCCGGGTGCGGGAACTGACGGAGCGTGCGCGGTCGATGCTGGTGGCCCCCGCGTAG
- a CDS encoding TROVE domain-containing protein, with product MSRFNIRSARPTPSSPVTTTGQQVVNHQGGTGFLRDRKSELLLLAVANTVGRDTFYEKAGERDDRYTALVRELAVAEPEWTLGLLRWLRYGAQLRTAALVGAAEFTRARLDAKAPGFSRQVVDAVLQRPDEPGELLAYWTSRYGRSLPQPLKRGVADAVRRLYDARALLKYDTGSRGYRFGDVLELTHPSPDPAKPWQGELFSYALDRRHHPGTAAPPVSARILCANRELLDLPVAERRAAVTGEGGAQRLADAGLTWEALAGWLQGPLDAAVWEAVIPSMGTMALVRNLRNFDLAGVSDACAAGVAKRIGDKAEVARSRQLPFRYLAAYRHAPSLRWGHALEGALAHSLANVPALPGRTLILVDRSGSMFDRPNERTELNRADSAAIFGTALKIRAGDADLVQFGSTSEVVEVRRGEPVLRVLERFGDLGGTATAEAVRTHYRAHDRVVVITDEQAGPGRWGGDPLLAVPAAVPVYTWNLAGYRTAHAASGGATNRHTFGGLSDAAFRLIPILESGRGGVGWPWEHSSGR from the coding sequence ATGTCGCGCTTCAACATCCGCTCGGCCCGCCCGACGCCGTCCTCACCCGTGACCACCACCGGGCAGCAGGTCGTCAACCACCAGGGCGGCACCGGATTCCTGCGCGACCGCAAGTCCGAACTCCTCCTGCTCGCCGTCGCCAACACGGTCGGCCGGGACACCTTCTACGAGAAGGCCGGCGAGCGGGACGACCGCTACACCGCCCTGGTCCGCGAACTGGCCGTCGCCGAGCCCGAGTGGACCCTCGGGCTGCTCCGCTGGCTGCGGTACGGCGCGCAGCTGCGCACCGCCGCGCTGGTCGGCGCCGCCGAGTTCACCCGGGCCCGGCTCGACGCGAAGGCCCCCGGCTTCTCCCGCCAGGTGGTCGACGCCGTCCTGCAGCGCCCCGACGAGCCCGGCGAACTGCTGGCGTACTGGACCTCGCGGTACGGCCGGAGCCTGCCGCAGCCGCTCAAGCGCGGCGTCGCCGACGCGGTCCGCCGCCTGTACGACGCCCGGGCGCTGCTGAAGTACGACACCGGGTCCAGGGGCTACCGCTTCGGCGACGTGCTGGAGCTGACCCACCCCTCGCCCGACCCGGCCAAGCCGTGGCAGGGCGAACTGTTCTCGTACGCCCTGGACCGCCGGCACCACCCCGGGACGGCCGCACCGCCGGTCTCGGCCCGGATACTGTGCGCCAACCGCGAGCTGCTCGATCTGCCGGTCGCCGAGCGCCGCGCCGCCGTGACCGGCGAGGGCGGCGCACAGCGGCTCGCCGACGCCGGCCTGACCTGGGAGGCGCTGGCCGGCTGGCTCCAGGGCCCGCTGGACGCGGCCGTCTGGGAGGCGGTCATCCCGTCGATGGGCACCATGGCCCTGGTCCGCAACCTGCGCAACTTCGACCTCGCCGGGGTCTCGGACGCCTGCGCGGCCGGTGTCGCGAAGCGGATCGGCGACAAGGCCGAGGTGGCGCGCTCGCGTCAGCTCCCGTTCCGCTACCTGGCGGCGTACCGGCACGCGCCGTCGCTGCGCTGGGGGCACGCGCTGGAGGGCGCGTTGGCGCACTCGCTGGCCAACGTCCCCGCGCTGCCCGGCCGCACGCTGATCCTGGTGGACCGCTCGGGGTCGATGTTCGACCGTCCGAACGAGCGGACCGAACTCAACCGGGCCGACTCGGCGGCGATCTTCGGGACGGCGCTGAAGATCCGGGCCGGCGACGCCGACCTGGTCCAGTTCGGCTCCACCAGCGAGGTGGTCGAGGTGCGACGGGGCGAGCCGGTGCTCCGCGTGCTGGAGCGCTTCGGCGACCTCGGGGGCACCGCGACGGCCGAGGCCGTCCGCACCCACTACCGGGCCCACGACCGGGTCGTCGTCATCACCGACGAACAGGCCGGGCCCGGCCGGTGGGGTGGCGATCCCCTCCTGGCGGTCCCGGCCGCCGTCCCCGTCTACACCTGGAACCTCGCGGGCTACCGCACCGCCCACGCCGCCTCGGGCGGTGCGACCAACCGGCACACCTTCGGCGGGCTGAGCGACGCCGCGTTCCGCCTGATCCCGATCCTGGAGTCGGGCCGAGGCGGCGTCGGCTGGCCGTGGGAGCACTCGTCCGGCCGGTGA
- the lhgO gene encoding L-2-hydroxyglutarate oxidase, translating to MAYDFDVLVVGGGIVGLSTAYALTRARPGLRVAVLEKEDAFATHQSGRNSGVIHSGVYYRPGSLKARYAVGGAAEMVEFCREHGVPYEVTGKLIVATGRAELPRLHALAARGRENGIPVTELGPAGIAEHEPAVAGLAALHVATTGVCDFPAVARTYARLAEEAGAQLRPGTELRAVARRPDGITVRTSAGELRCAVLVNCAGLHGDSVARLAGDDPGVRIVPFRGEYYELVEERRALVRGLVYPVPDPAFPFLGVHLTRGVHGDVHVGPNAVPALAREGYDRRTLRVGELARTLAFPGSLRIARRHWRYGIGELHRSLSKRAFTTAVQRLLPAVTAADLVRSAAGVRAQAVARDGSLLDDFAFAGFDPGDPSSTRRLVHVLNAPSPAATASLPIGREVARRALAALAAGG from the coding sequence ATGGCGTACGACTTCGACGTACTGGTGGTGGGCGGCGGCATCGTCGGCCTCTCCACCGCCTACGCGCTCACCCGGGCCAGGCCGGGGCTGCGGGTGGCGGTGCTGGAGAAGGAGGACGCCTTCGCCACCCACCAGAGCGGCCGCAACAGCGGGGTGATCCACAGCGGTGTCTACTACCGGCCGGGATCGCTCAAGGCCCGGTACGCGGTCGGCGGGGCCGCCGAGATGGTGGAGTTCTGCCGCGAGCACGGCGTCCCGTACGAGGTGACCGGCAAGCTGATCGTCGCCACCGGACGGGCCGAGCTGCCCCGGCTGCACGCGCTGGCCGCACGCGGCCGGGAGAACGGCATCCCGGTCACCGAACTGGGCCCGGCCGGCATCGCGGAGCACGAGCCCGCGGTCGCGGGCCTCGCGGCGCTGCACGTGGCCACCACCGGCGTCTGCGACTTCCCGGCCGTCGCCCGGACGTACGCCCGGCTGGCCGAGGAGGCCGGGGCGCAGTTGCGGCCGGGCACCGAACTGCGGGCGGTCGCCCGCCGACCGGACGGGATCACCGTGCGGACCTCGGCCGGGGAGCTGCGCTGCGCGGTGCTGGTGAACTGCGCGGGGCTGCACGGTGACAGCGTGGCGCGGCTGGCCGGGGACGATCCGGGGGTACGGATCGTGCCGTTCCGGGGCGAGTACTACGAGCTGGTCGAGGAACGCCGGGCCCTGGTGCGGGGCCTGGTCTACCCGGTGCCCGACCCCGCTTTCCCCTTCCTCGGGGTGCACCTCACCCGGGGCGTGCACGGCGACGTGCACGTCGGGCCGAACGCCGTGCCCGCGCTGGCCCGCGAGGGGTACGACCGGCGCACCCTGCGGGTGGGCGAGCTGGCTCGGACCCTCGCCTTCCCCGGCAGCCTGCGGATCGCCCGCCGGCACTGGCGCTACGGGATCGGAGAGCTGCACCGCTCGCTCTCCAAGCGCGCGTTCACCACCGCCGTGCAGCGGCTGCTGCCCGCCGTGACGGCCGCCGACCTGGTGCGGTCCGCGGCCGGTGTCCGGGCCCAGGCGGTGGCCCGGGACGGCTCGCTGCTGGACGACTTCGCCTTCGCCGGCTTCGACCCCGGCGATCCGTCCTCCACCCGGCGCCTGGTGCACGTGCTGAACGCCCCCTCACCCGCCGCGACCGCCTCGCTGCCGATCGGCCGCGAGGTGGCCCGCCGCGCGCTGGCCGCGCTCGCGGCGGGCGGCTGA
- the trmB gene encoding tRNA (guanosine(46)-N7)-methyltransferase TrmB, whose amino-acid sequence MPQPSPSPSVRLSAAPAGYPAPMYPHRATEAQHSERRIRSFQPRRGRMTNAQAGALDRGWERYGIAIDGSPLSLPDLFGDLPVTLEIGFGMGETTAAMAAADPARGILAADVHTPGHGNLLQLLERAGSQNVRTAAGDAVILLRDMLTDASLAGLRVYFADPWPKPKHHKRRLVQPSFLDLVLPRLAPGALVHCATDWEPYAEQMLEVLTASPELENLHPEGDGTGWTEPGDHPAGSVPGYAPRPDWRPVTKFERAGIAKGHVVHDLLFRRR is encoded by the coding sequence ATTCCCCAGCCCTCGCCCTCGCCCTCCGTCCGGCTCTCCGCCGCACCGGCCGGGTATCCCGCGCCGATGTATCCGCACCGGGCAACCGAGGCCCAGCACAGCGAGCGGCGGATCCGCAGCTTCCAGCCGCGCCGGGGCCGGATGACCAACGCCCAGGCCGGCGCGCTGGATCGCGGCTGGGAGCGGTACGGCATCGCGATCGACGGCAGCCCGCTCTCGCTCCCCGACCTCTTCGGCGACCTTCCGGTCACCCTGGAGATCGGCTTCGGCATGGGCGAGACCACGGCCGCGATGGCCGCCGCCGACCCCGCGCGCGGCATCCTCGCCGCCGACGTGCACACCCCCGGTCACGGCAACCTGCTGCAGCTGCTGGAACGGGCCGGCTCGCAGAACGTGCGCACGGCGGCCGGCGACGCGGTGATCCTGCTGCGCGACATGCTGACGGACGCCTCGCTGGCCGGCCTGCGGGTCTACTTCGCCGACCCGTGGCCCAAGCCCAAGCACCACAAGCGCCGACTGGTCCAGCCGTCCTTCCTCGACCTGGTGCTGCCCCGGCTGGCGCCCGGTGCGCTGGTGCACTGCGCGACGGACTGGGAGCCGTACGCGGAGCAGATGCTGGAGGTGCTCACCGCCTCCCCCGAGCTGGAGAACCTGCACCCCGAGGGCGACGGGACGGGCTGGACGGAGCCCGGGGACCACCCGGCCGGCAGCGTGCCCGGCTACGCGCCCCGGCCCGACTGGCGTCCGGTGACCAAGTTCGAACGGGCCGGGATCGCCAAGGGCCACGTCGTCCACGACCTGCTCTTCCGGCGCCGCTGA